GTCCGGCCGGGGCGTGTCCTGGTGCGCGACCTGTGACGGCTTCTTCTTCCGCGACCGCGACATCGTGGTCGTCGGCGGCGGTGACACCGCGATGGAGGAGGCCACCTTCCTCACCCGCTTCGCCCGCTCGGTCACCGTCGTCCACCGTCGCTCCGCCCTGCGCGCCTCCCAGGTCATGCAGAACCGCGCGTTCGCCGACGACAAGATCTCGTTCGCGTTCGACAGCGAAATCGCCGAGATCAAGGAGAGCAACGGCATGCTCGGCGGCGTCGTCCTGCGCGACGTCTTCACCGGCGCCACCCGCGACCTGGACGCGACCGGCCTGTTCATCGCCATCGGCCACGACCCGCGCACCGAGCTGTTCGAAGACCAGCTGGCCTTGGACGGGGACGGCTACCTCACGGTGCAGTCCCCCAGCACGCGCACGAACATCCCGGGCGTCTTCGCCGCCGGCGACGTCGTCGACCACACCTACCGTCAGGCCATCACCGCCGCTGCCAGCGGCTGCGCGGCCGCCCTGGACGCCGAGCGATACCTTGCCTCGCACACGGCGGGCGAACCCGGACCAGAGCTGGTCGCCGTCTCGGCGTAGTGCCGCAGCGGTTGTTCACCACCTTCGGGAGGCGGTTGGATCAGGCCGGGTCGATGTTCACGAAACCGAGAGGCACCCGATCCGGAGCCTGCTCGCGGCGTATCGGGACGGTGGTCTCCCAAGGGGGCTGTGGTGGCGTGGTCAACGGGGTTGCTCGGGTTCGTTGCCGGGCTCCTGATATCGGTGGCCACCTCGCCCGTCGGGGTGTCCGGAGCGGTCTTTCTGCTGCCCGTTCAGGTCAGCGTCCTGGGTGTGCCGAGTCCGGCGGTGACGCCGACGAACCTGCTGTACAACGTGGTGGCCGGCCCCGGCGCTCTCCTGCGCTACTGGCGGGCCGGGCGGCTGGGAGGACCACTGACCCGTCTGCTCATCGCGGGTACTGTGCCCGGCGTCGTGATCGGCGCTGTGATCCGAGTCTTCGCCGTTCCCGGCCCACGGATCTTCCGCCTTCTCATCGCCGCGTTGCTGCTGCCGCTCGGACTGTGGCTGGGGCTGCGGACCGTGCTCCCGGCACCAGTCCACGCCATTCGCCGGCCATCGCCTCGCGCAACGAGGGCCCTCGCCTTGTCCGTTGGGGTCGCCGGGGGCATCTACGGGATCGGGGGCGGCTCTTTGCTCGGCCCGATCCTCGTCGGCCG
The sequence above is a segment of the Streptomyces asoensis genome. Coding sequences within it:
- the trxB gene encoding thioredoxin-disulfide reductase; this translates as MTSVTDTGIREVIVIGSGPAGYTAALYTARAQLKPLVFGGAIFVGGSLTTTTEVENFPGFPEGIDGPDLMLNMRAQAERFGAEIVEDDVVSVDLLGRIKEVTDSAGTVHRARTVIVATGSGYRKLGLPNEEELSGRGVSWCATCDGFFFRDRDIVVVGGGDTAMEEATFLTRFARSVTVVHRRSALRASQVMQNRAFADDKISFAFDSEIAEIKESNGMLGGVVLRDVFTGATRDLDATGLFIAIGHDPRTELFEDQLALDGDGYLTVQSPSTRTNIPGVFAAGDVVDHTYRQAITAAASGCAAALDAERYLASHTAGEPGPELVAVSA
- a CDS encoding sulfite exporter TauE/SafE family protein, which produces MAWSTGLLGFVAGLLISVATSPVGVSGAVFLLPVQVSVLGVPSPAVTPTNLLYNVVAGPGALLRYWRAGRLGGPLTRLLIAGTVPGVVIGAVIRVFAVPGPRIFRLLIAALLLPLGLWLGLRTVLPAPVHAIRRPSPRATRALALSVGVAGGIYGIGGGSLLGPILVGRGVPVAAVAPAALASTFVTSVVGAATYALLSLAATGDVAPDWSLGLSCGLGGLVGGYLGARLQPHLPDTALRLLLGTLATGIGTLYAIQILD